A window of the Lysinibacillus irui genome harbors these coding sequences:
- a CDS encoding HAD family hydrolase codes for MILFTSDLDRTLIYSKHMMKLFPPATETLVVEHKAEEAMSMMTQATATLLHQVHQQTLFVPVTTRALHQYKRIHFINDLCPTFAIASNGGTILEKGQPYEKWTKILSRRIEDSSIPREDMLKHFYTIQSETWLQRTLYIDDLFYVHHVDIEVLPHDELQAIIQEFDAHGWYVLLQGKKLYFMPKVLTKEAAIEYIKEFCTYDVHIAAGDSIMDYGMLAMADVAFTPNHGDLKDKQPKILQNTTYSAHNGEAFTKDLLEMVLQIASHQTVV; via the coding sequence ATGATACTATTTACATCGGATTTAGATAGAACACTTATTTATTCTAAACATATGATGAAACTGTTTCCACCTGCTACAGAGACATTGGTAGTTGAACACAAAGCTGAGGAAGCAATGAGTATGATGACGCAGGCAACCGCAACACTATTACATCAGGTACATCAACAAACACTCTTTGTACCTGTTACGACTAGGGCGTTACATCAATATAAGAGAATCCATTTTATTAATGATTTGTGTCCTACTTTTGCAATTGCAAGCAATGGGGGTACAATATTAGAAAAGGGTCAGCCATATGAAAAATGGACGAAAATCTTAAGCAGACGTATCGAGGATTCCTCTATTCCTCGTGAGGATATGTTAAAGCATTTTTATACCATTCAATCTGAAACATGGCTACAACGTACTTTGTATATAGATGATCTTTTTTACGTCCATCATGTGGATATTGAAGTTTTACCCCACGATGAATTACAAGCTATAATTCAAGAGTTTGATGCTCATGGTTGGTATGTTCTTCTACAAGGTAAAAAACTGTATTTTATGCCAAAGGTACTGACAAAGGAAGCGGCTATCGAATATATAAAAGAATTCTGTACATACGATGTGCATATAGCAGCGGGTGACTCTATTATGGATTATGGAATGCTGGCAATGGCTGATGTAGCTTTTACACCGAACCACGGAGATTTAAAGGATAAACAGCCAAAAATTCTACAAAATACAACTTACTCGGCTCACAACGGTGAAGCATTTACAAAGGACTTGCTAGAAATGGTCTTGCAAATAGCTTCACACCAAACCGTTGTATAG